One genomic window of Peromyscus maniculatus bairdii isolate BWxNUB_F1_BW_parent chromosome 2, HU_Pman_BW_mat_3.1, whole genome shotgun sequence includes the following:
- the LOC143271741 gene encoding uncharacterized protein LOC143271741, whose protein sequence is MAFFIPVQVFFPVVTLFYLATAALCHRFQSVALALAAAPVTALAAAPVKAALTAAPVTALAATFPAAAPPMMTPLAGDSEEEEKQRVFLETWKQVPGDDGRPTQLPNIIDAAFPLTRPDWNFNTPEEAHLQALQLVQREVWKPLAKAYQEQLDKPVVPHPFQIRDSVWVRRHQTKSLESRWKGPYTVLLTTPTALKVDGIAAWIHASHMKAAREPDPAGSRKSTWTVRHTRNPLKIRLTRGSSSSLSS, encoded by the exons ATGGCGTTCTTTATTCCCGTTCAAGTTTTCTTCCCTGTAGTCACCCTGTTCTACCTGGCCACAGCGGCTTTGTGTCATCGTTTTCAAT CAGTTGCGCTCGCGCTCGCAGCGGCTCCTGTCactgcgctcgcggcggctcctgtcaaggctgcgctcacggcggctcctgtcacggcgcTGGCTGCGACCTTCCCGGCGGCCGCCCCCCccatgatgaccccgctcgctggggactcggaggaagaagaaaaacagagagttttcctggagacctggaagcaggttccgggcgatgacgggaggccaacccaactcccaaatatcatcgatgccgcttttcccttgacccgcccagactggaacttcaatacacctgaag aagcacatcttcaagccctccagttggtgcagagggaggtctggaagcccctggccaaggcttatcaggagcagctagacaagccggtggtgccccatCCCTTCCAGATCagggactccgtttgggtccgacgacaccagaccaagagcctggaatcacggtggaaggggccctacactgtcttgctgaccacccccactgcactcaaggtcgacgggattgctgcatggatccacgcctctcatatgaaggctgccagggaacccgacccagcaggatccagaaagtcaacatggacagtgcgccatacacgaaaccccttaaaaataaggttgacccgcggctcctcttcctccctctcctcttaa